In Leptospira limi, a single genomic region encodes these proteins:
- the speD gene encoding adenosylmethionine decarboxylase, with amino-acid sequence MDKEKIKLSGFNNLTKVLSFNLYDFCITLDDDQKGRYVTYIHDKYNASKITEISKEIVKRIDANILSVSAQDYDPVGASAMVLMSDVKGGGNPIPSTQVSMHLDKSHITVHTYPDAADPDGICSFRVDIDISTCGEIIPLDSINFLFEAFECDVVYIDYVVRGYTRLADGKKIYNDHHFNSILDFIKPEIKRNYTYLSDINMPQDNTWQTKLMIRELGPENYLLNPEDISHPDVSNKMKLLREEMKEVYHMIH; translated from the coding sequence ATGGATAAAGAAAAAATCAAACTTTCCGGTTTTAACAATCTGACAAAAGTTTTGAGTTTTAACCTCTACGATTTTTGCATCACACTCGATGACGATCAAAAAGGTAGATATGTAACATATATCCACGACAAGTACAATGCGAGTAAAATTACAGAAATCTCCAAAGAGATTGTCAAACGCATTGATGCCAATATCCTCTCTGTATCCGCACAAGATTACGATCCTGTGGGTGCATCTGCTATGGTACTTATGAGTGATGTGAAGGGTGGAGGAAATCCAATCCCATCAACGCAGGTTAGTATGCATTTGGACAAATCGCACATCACTGTCCACACCTACCCTGATGCAGCTGATCCAGATGGGATCTGTTCTTTCCGAGTGGACATTGACATTTCGACTTGTGGAGAGATCATTCCACTTGACTCAATCAATTTCCTATTTGAAGCATTTGAATGTGATGTAGTTTATATAGACTATGTGGTGAGAGGGTATACCCGACTTGCAGATGGTAAAAAGATCTATAACGATCATCACTTCAATTCGATCTTAGATTTTATCAAACCAGAAATCAAAAGAAATTATACTTATCTTTCTGACATCAACATGCCTCAAGATAACACTTGGCAAACTAAATTGATGATCCGAGAACTTGGACCTGAAAATTATTTGTTAAACCCTGAGGACATTTCTCATCCCGATGTTTCGAACAAAATGAAACTTCTAAGAGAGGAAATGAAAGAAGTGTATCATATGATCCACTAA
- a CDS encoding methyl-accepting chemotaxis protein, translated as MAAVLLERQKKVDTFFIWAIFAHIPLVLLLSLGYGATLVVTISAVIIATLSLLFYRFFRGSFFLRAWNGAALMLFSALLIQAQFGRIEMHFHVFSALAVLFVYEDWRVLLVAALTIAIHHLVGNYLQEFGVIFLNTKVIVYSYGTGLEIVITHALFVVMETGILIYFSYLSVLDLRIQIETQTNLETVMAGVTAAIDEVSQGTKSYIENSNLITTAVRKFESSFQDQSSSIEAISAATEETTASSQLILEGSNRQINEVKTVEELNRNLFNLNEGFVKSLEVMRAKIQESAESVKKTETEFSTLYQSMEVAVDDSEKMEEILDLISDIAEKVNLLSLNASIEAARAGDAGRGFAVVASEISKLADSTADATKNISTISGKIKSAIQVSFKQSNQINQTVQGFVKSILASEVGMGELTEKISGTLSAFEKQENALTTLDQIAQEMQLSSKEQSSSMLEISDSIMDLNLKTQTNLNTSSEMISFIDKGNVIFENLKDSVETLSAMIETGNGT; from the coding sequence TTGGCAGCAGTTCTTTTGGAACGCCAAAAAAAAGTAGATACGTTTTTTATTTGGGCAATTTTTGCTCATATTCCCCTTGTTCTTTTACTCTCTCTTGGATATGGTGCTACCTTAGTTGTCACAATTTCTGCCGTCATCATTGCCACTCTTTCTCTATTATTCTATCGATTTTTTCGTGGAAGTTTTTTCTTAAGAGCTTGGAATGGCGCAGCTCTTATGTTGTTTAGTGCCCTTCTCATCCAAGCACAATTTGGTCGTATTGAAATGCATTTTCATGTTTTCAGTGCCCTAGCTGTTTTGTTTGTGTATGAAGATTGGCGTGTATTACTTGTTGCCGCATTGACAATCGCCATACATCACTTAGTTGGAAATTACCTACAAGAGTTTGGTGTTATATTTTTGAATACCAAAGTGATTGTTTATAGTTACGGTACGGGTTTGGAAATTGTAATCACTCATGCACTATTTGTTGTGATGGAAACCGGAATTCTCATTTATTTTTCCTACCTTTCCGTATTAGATTTGAGGATACAAATTGAAACCCAAACCAATTTAGAAACGGTAATGGCGGGTGTCACTGCCGCAATTGATGAAGTTTCTCAAGGGACAAAATCCTATATTGAAAATTCAAATTTGATCACAACCGCCGTTAGAAAGTTTGAATCTTCTTTCCAAGACCAATCTTCCTCCATCGAAGCAATTTCAGCAGCAACAGAAGAAACCACTGCATCAAGCCAATTGATTTTAGAAGGATCCAATCGCCAAATCAACGAAGTAAAAACAGTAGAAGAACTCAACCGAAACTTATTCAATTTGAATGAGGGTTTTGTAAAATCATTGGAAGTGATGAGAGCAAAAATCCAAGAGTCTGCAGAGAGTGTCAAAAAAACGGAAACAGAATTTTCTACTTTGTACCAATCTATGGAAGTGGCAGTAGATGATTCTGAAAAAATGGAAGAAATTTTGGATTTGATTTCGGATATTGCCGAGAAAGTCAACTTACTTTCATTAAATGCTTCTATTGAGGCGGCAAGAGCAGGTGATGCAGGAAGAGGATTTGCAGTTGTTGCTTCCGAGATTTCAAAACTTGCCGATTCTACTGCGGATGCAACTAAAAATATCTCTACTATCTCTGGTAAAATTAAATCCGCAATCCAAGTTAGTTTTAAACAATCAAACCAAATCAACCAAACGGTCCAAGGTTTTGTGAAATCCATTTTGGCTTCAGAAGTGGGTATGGGTGAGTTAACAGAAAAAATTTCGGGAACACTCTCTGCTTTTGAGAAACAAGAAAATGCTTTAACCACTCTGGATCAAATTGCACAGGAAATGCAACTTTCTAGCAAAGAACAATCATCTAGTATGCTTGAAATATCGGATTCGATTATGGATTTAAATTTGAAAACACAAACCAACTTGAATACAAGTTCGGAAATGATTTCGTTTATCGACAAAGGAAATGTGATCTTTGAAAATTTAAAAGATTCAGTCGAAACACTTTCTGCGATGATTGAAACAGGAAATGGCACTTAA
- a CDS encoding SCO family protein, translating to MALKKWIQRLLWVIVIILLLGLSSLLHFFSSTYRKIPCEICEIQFDTVPKSNWIIIYPGLVGCGKKCPMALENLRQFQLRFPNSKFSYYFLVTDPKETEEDIQNYLAYYQTSLAIQALRPKSIEEVQFYRRLGAYLPEYPVLKQKDEHGTQFFLIPPNRKVVYALPELGGNDWIQIQKEMSKE from the coding sequence ATGGCACTTAAAAAATGGATCCAAAGACTACTTTGGGTCATTGTTATTATACTCTTACTAGGACTTAGTTCCTTACTTCATTTTTTTTCCAGTACATACCGAAAGATCCCTTGTGAGATCTGTGAAATTCAATTTGATACGGTACCAAAATCAAATTGGATCATCATTTATCCTGGGTTAGTTGGTTGTGGAAAAAAATGTCCTATGGCCTTGGAAAATCTTAGGCAATTTCAGTTACGATTCCCGAATTCAAAATTTTCATATTACTTTTTGGTAACTGACCCTAAAGAAACAGAAGAAGACATTCAAAATTATTTAGCATATTACCAAACTTCTTTGGCAATCCAAGCCCTACGACCAAAATCAATAGAAGAAGTTCAGTTTTATAGAAGGCTCGGTGCGTATTTACCGGAATATCCTGTTCTCAAACAAAAAGATGAACATGGAACTCAATTTTTTCTCATCCCACCAAATCGGAAAGTTGTCTATGCACTTCCCGAACTCGGTGGAAATGATTGGATCCAAATCCAAAAAGAAATGAGTAAAGAGTGA